Proteins encoded together in one Maledivibacter sp. window:
- a CDS encoding YgiQ family radical SAM protein translates to MNIDDYLPINKNDMEKRGWERPDFVVVTGDAYVDHPSFGAAVISRVLENIGFKVGIIAQPNWKNLNDIKSLGRPRLGFLVTSGNLDSMVNHYTVSRRLRDKDSFSPGGKTGLRPDRATIVYCNLIRQAYKKMPIIIGGVEASLRRFAHYDYWSDKVRRSILIDSTADLLVYGMGENQIREIANNLNDGLDIQYISHIPGTCFITEELENLYDYRVIPSFEEIENDGKDFARAFKIQYEEQDPIYGKVLVQKHREKYLVQNPPTPPLKRYELDKVYSLPYQRDYHPSYEKLGGVPAIREVKHSIISERGCFGNCSFCSLAFHQGRMVRSRSHESIIEEAEKIIKDKDFKGYINDVGGPTANFRHAACEKQAKKGVCKDKQCLFPKPCTNLKVDHKDYLDLLRKLRKLPDVKKVFIRSGLRYDYIMADKDEEFFKELCMHHVSGQLKVAPEHISDEVLELMGKPKRKVYEGFVKKFTRINKDINKKQFIVPYLMSSHPGSTLKSAIQLAEYLRDIGYYPEQVQDFYPTPGTLSTCMYYTELDPRTMKPVYIPKGKLEKAMQRALLQYRNPKNYDLVKRALIIGGREDLIGFDSKCLIRPKGKGEDIKRISKKKSKNPRYKTKYSKKKR, encoded by the coding sequence ATGAATATAGATGATTATTTACCAATAAATAAGAATGATATGGAAAAAAGAGGTTGGGAAAGGCCCGACTTCGTTGTGGTTACAGGAGATGCCTATGTAGATCACCCTAGTTTTGGAGCGGCTGTTATATCTAGGGTTTTAGAAAATATTGGATTCAAGGTAGGCATAATAGCTCAACCTAATTGGAAAAATTTAAATGATATAAAAAGCCTAGGAAGACCAAGACTTGGTTTTTTGGTTACGTCTGGAAACCTAGACTCTATGGTGAACCATTATACTGTTAGCAGAAGACTAAGGGATAAAGACTCCTTTTCACCGGGGGGAAAGACTGGATTAAGACCAGATAGGGCTACAATAGTATATTGTAATTTGATTAGACAAGCATATAAAAAGATGCCCATAATTATTGGGGGTGTTGAAGCTAGCTTGAGGAGATTTGCTCACTATGATTATTGGAGTGATAAGGTTAGAAGATCCATTCTCATCGATAGTACCGCGGACTTATTAGTTTATGGTATGGGAGAAAATCAGATAAGGGAAATAGCAAATAATCTTAATGATGGGCTTGACATTCAATATATTAGTCATATACCGGGAACCTGTTTTATAACCGAGGAATTAGAAAATTTATATGATTATAGAGTCATTCCATCCTTTGAAGAAATAGAAAATGATGGGAAGGATTTTGCAAGGGCTTTCAAAATTCAGTATGAAGAACAAGATCCTATCTATGGTAAGGTATTAGTACAAAAGCATAGAGAAAAATACTTGGTACAAAATCCACCTACGCCTCCCTTAAAGAGGTATGAATTGGATAAGGTATATTCTTTACCATACCAAAGAGATTATCATCCTTCCTATGAAAAACTAGGGGGAGTTCCCGCTATTAGAGAGGTAAAGCATAGTATAATTAGTGAACGAGGTTGTTTTGGTAATTGTTCATTTTGTTCATTAGCCTTTCATCAAGGGAGAATGGTTAGAAGTAGGAGCCATGAATCTATTATTGAAGAAGCTGAAAAGATCATAAAGGATAAGGACTTTAAGGGATATATAAATGATGTTGGTGGGCCAACTGCTAATTTTAGACATGCCGCGTGCGAAAAGCAAGCTAAAAAAGGTGTATGTAAGGATAAGCAGTGCTTATTCCCTAAGCCATGTACGAATCTTAAGGTCGATCATAAAGATTATTTAGATTTACTAAGAAAACTTAGGAAACTGCCTGATGTAAAAAAGGTTTTTATACGATCGGGGCTTAGATATGATTATATTATGGCGGATAAAGACGAAGAGTTTTTTAAAGAATTATGTATGCATCATGTCAGTGGACAATTAAAAGTAGCTCCAGAGCATATTTCTGACGAAGTATTGGAATTGATGGGTAAGCCGAAAAGAAAGGTTTATGAAGGATTTGTTAAGAAATTTACTAGAATCAATAAGGATATTAATAAAAAGCAATTTATTGTTCCCTACCTAATGTCCAGTCATCCAGGTAGCACATTAAAATCTGCCATACAATTGGCAGAATATTTAAGGGACATTGGATATTATCCTGAGCAAGTCCAGGATTTTTACCCTACACCGGGAACTTTGTCAACATGTATGTATTACACTGAGTTGGACCCTAGAACAATGAAACCCGTGTATATACCTAAAGGCAAGCTTGAAAAAGCTATGCAAAGGGCATTGCTTCAATATAGAAATCCTAAAAACTATGATTTAGTAAAAAGAGCTTTAATTATTGGTGGAAGAGAAGATTTAATAGGATTTGATTCAAAATGCTTAATAAGGCCTAAGGGCAAAGGTGAAGATATAAAAAGAATTTCAAAGAAAAAAAGTAAAAATCCAAGGTATAAGACTAAGTATAGTAAGAAAAAAAGATAG
- a CDS encoding ACT domain-containing protein: MKSKYLVIDKEILPDVFEKVLKAKELIRRGKVKGITEAVKNVGISRSTFYKYKDYVFALSEGNLGKKVTISLLLEHETGVLSDILNKIAEKKGNVLTINQNIPINKIANVSITFDITDLDIELDTLIDELEGTNGVNMINIIAMG, encoded by the coding sequence ATGAAAAGCAAATATTTAGTAATAGATAAGGAAATATTACCTGATGTTTTTGAAAAGGTACTAAAGGCTAAGGAATTGATAAGAAGAGGCAAAGTAAAAGGGATAACGGAAGCTGTTAAAAATGTAGGTATAAGCAGAAGTACCTTTTATAAATATAAGGATTATGTGTTTGCTTTATCTGAAGGTAATTTAGGTAAAAAAGTAACTATTTCACTTCTATTAGAACATGAGACAGGAGTATTATCTGATATATTAAATAAAATTGCTGAGAAGAAGGGAAATGTATTAACGATTAATCAAAATATACCAATTAATAAAATAGCCAATGTTAGTATAACCTTTGATATTACAGATTTGGATATTGAACTTGATACATTAATAGATGAATTGGAAGGAACAAATGGAGTAAATATGATAAACATTATAGCCATGGGGTAG
- a CDS encoding homoserine dehydrogenase → MSNIKIGILGLGNVGTGVYQILQENSEEIYKYLNCGIEVEKIMVRTINKDRNISISQEVLTDNIDDILNDESIQIVVELMGGINPAQDYIKRAIEKGKHVVTANKAVMATYGKELKALAKDNGVFINYEASVGGGIPIINTLMESLAANKIEEIIGIINGTTNYILTQMTNNNMSFDDALKLAQDNGYAEADPTSDIEGEDAAFKISILTSIAHGINIPANVIEREGITRIHQSDIEYASELGYKIKLLAASKKYGDSIEIYVYPSLVPNAHPLASISNEFNALFVRGNAVGELLLYGKGAGSLPTGSAVLGDILSVAKLINNNIENNKESNDLLNKYEVKGIGRSQYYIRLQVTDKPGVLGSIAMTFGKHGISLDSVVQKGKREETVALVFITHDIDKGILDSALEEVDSYEYVEKIASILKVENM, encoded by the coding sequence ATGTCGAATATAAAGATAGGGATTTTAGGACTAGGCAATGTAGGGACAGGTGTATATCAAATATTACAAGAAAATAGTGAAGAGATATATAAATATTTGAATTGCGGCATAGAAGTAGAAAAAATAATGGTAAGAACAATAAATAAAGATAGGAATATATCAATAAGTCAGGAAGTATTGACCGATAATATTGACGATATTCTAAATGATGAGAGTATACAAATTGTAGTTGAATTAATGGGAGGCATAAATCCGGCTCAAGATTATATAAAAAGGGCAATTGAAAAGGGAAAACATGTGGTAACTGCTAATAAAGCAGTAATGGCTACATATGGTAAGGAGCTTAAGGCCTTAGCAAAGGATAATGGAGTATTTATAAATTATGAAGCTAGTGTTGGGGGAGGCATCCCTATAATCAATACTTTGATGGAGAGTCTAGCGGCAAATAAAATTGAAGAAATTATTGGAATTATAAATGGGACTACTAATTATATATTAACTCAAATGACGAATAACAATATGAGCTTTGATGATGCTTTAAAATTAGCTCAAGATAACGGATATGCTGAGGCCGATCCTACATCTGATATTGAAGGAGAAGACGCTGCCTTTAAGATTTCTATATTAACATCTATTGCCCATGGTATAAATATTCCGGCTAATGTTATTGAAAGAGAAGGAATTACCAGAATACATCAAAGTGATATAGAATATGCATCTGAGCTAGGATATAAGATAAAGCTCCTAGCAGCTTCAAAAAAGTATGGGGATTCTATAGAAATATATGTTTACCCTTCACTGGTACCTAATGCACATCCTCTAGCTTCAATAAGTAATGAATTTAATGCTTTATTTGTTAGGGGTAATGCGGTTGGGGAGCTTTTATTATATGGTAAAGGAGCAGGCTCTTTGCCTACAGGAAGTGCAGTGTTGGGAGATATTTTGTCTGTAGCGAAGCTTATAAACAATAATATAGAAAATAATAAGGAATCCAATGATTTATTAAATAAATATGAAGTAAAAGGAATTGGAAGAAGCCAGTATTATATACGCTTACAAGTGACTGATAAGCCCGGTGTATTGGGTAGTATAGCTATGACATTTGGAAAGCATGGAATTAGCTTGGATTCCGTGGTGCAAAAAGGAAAACGAGAAGAAACCGTAGCACTAGTTTTTATTACCCATGATATTGATAAAGGTATATTGGATAGCGCCCTTGAGGAAGTGGATTCCTATGAGTATGTTGAAAAAATAGCCAGTATTTTAAAGGTCGAAAATATGTAG
- the serA gene encoding phosphoglycerate dehydrogenase, producing MDRKKVLIAEKVNIESIKNVLESHVEVDVKLDLPREELLREIGNYDGLIVRSSTKVDKELLANTKKLKVVGRAGNGIDNIMIDEATKKGVVVANTPDSNSISACELTIGLLLATARNICRANSYLKSGKWDRKRFMGSELYNKTLGIIGLGRIGGLVASRMAAFGMNIIAYDPYIPDERFERFNAAKKENLEELLAESDFITIHTPKTTETIGMISEEEIGKMKDEVIIVNVARGGIIDEKALLQGLKSGKVIGAGIDVHEKEPSYNNPLFELDNTVVTPHIGASTNEAQLNVGETIAKQVLCALDGEVVPNAINLPTLNRDELKVIKPYLYLMEKLGKIYYQLYTTPIDMIDINYYGSIANQDVEMITVAFLKGLLEPVIKERVNYVNARLISKQRGIVINERKLNENYNGYTDLVKVKIRGKDINFTLSGNLSRKNEGRLVEMLGYEIDVTPSEHMLFIQNKDIPGVIGRIGTVLGTENVNIASMQVGRLEMGEEALMLLNVDNEVSTETLKEVEKISNILSVKKVEL from the coding sequence TTGGATAGAAAAAAAGTGCTAATAGCTGAAAAAGTCAATATAGAATCTATAAAAAATGTTTTAGAGTCTCATGTGGAGGTTGATGTGAAGCTAGATTTGCCTAGAGAAGAATTACTAAGGGAAATTGGAAATTATGATGGACTTATAGTTAGAAGTAGTACAAAAGTAGATAAAGAGTTACTTGCAAATACAAAAAAACTAAAGGTTGTGGGTAGAGCAGGAAATGGTATAGATAATATAATGATTGATGAAGCAACAAAAAAAGGTGTGGTAGTAGCTAATACACCTGATAGTAATAGCATATCAGCCTGTGAATTAACGATAGGTCTTTTATTAGCCACGGCAAGGAATATATGTAGGGCAAACAGCTATCTTAAATCTGGAAAATGGGATAGGAAACGATTTATGGGTTCAGAGCTTTATAACAAGACACTAGGGATTATTGGACTTGGAAGAATTGGAGGCTTGGTTGCTTCTAGAATGGCTGCCTTTGGTATGAATATCATTGCATATGATCCATATATTCCCGATGAGAGATTTGAAAGATTTAATGCAGCAAAAAAAGAAAACCTAGAGGAATTGCTAGCAGAGTCGGATTTTATAACTATTCATACTCCTAAGACAACTGAAACAATTGGAATGATTAGTGAAGAAGAAATAGGAAAAATGAAGGACGAAGTAATTATAGTTAATGTTGCAAGGGGAGGAATCATAGACGAAAAAGCTCTTTTACAAGGATTAAAGAGTGGGAAGGTTATAGGTGCAGGGATAGATGTTCATGAAAAAGAACCTTCATATAACAATCCATTATTCGAGCTAGATAATACTGTTGTTACTCCACATATCGGAGCGAGTACAAATGAGGCTCAGCTCAATGTGGGAGAAACAATCGCTAAACAAGTTTTATGCGCATTAGATGGTGAAGTAGTTCCAAATGCAATAAATCTACCTACTTTAAATAGAGATGAATTAAAGGTTATAAAGCCATACTTATATTTGATGGAAAAGCTAGGAAAGATATATTATCAGCTTTATACAACTCCAATTGACATGATAGATATAAATTACTATGGTAGCATTGCTAATCAAGATGTAGAAATGATTACGGTGGCATTTTTAAAGGGATTATTAGAGCCCGTTATAAAGGAAAGAGTTAATTATGTAAATGCAAGGCTGATATCAAAGCAAAGGGGAATAGTTATAAATGAAAGAAAGTTAAACGAAAATTACAATGGGTACACTGATCTGGTAAAAGTGAAGATAAGAGGCAAGGATATAAACTTTACATTGTCAGGTAATCTTTCTAGAAAAAATGAAGGTAGACTGGTTGAAATGCTTGGATATGAGATAGATGTAACTCCTAGTGAACATATGCTTTTTATACAAAACAAGGATATCCCAGGAGTAATAGGAAGGATTGGAACAGTATTAGGAACTGAAAACGTAAATATTGCATCAATGCAGGTCGGTAGATTGGAAATGGGAGAAGAAGCTTTAATGCTTCTAAATGTTGATAATGAAGTATCTACTGAAACCTTAAAAGAAGTTGAAAAAATTAGCAATATTTTGTCAGTAAAAAAAGTTGAATTGTAA
- the hutH gene encoding histidine ammonia-lyase — MSIVYVDGESLTIKDVIKVSRQDYKIQLTKDTIKKIKQARKVVDEFVENEKVVYGITTGFGKFSDVAISKEETKGLQKNLIMSHACGVGNHFHEEISRAIMLLRINALAKGFSGIRLSTLDTLINMLNKGVHPLIPEKGSLGASGDLAPLSHMVLVMMGMGEAIYKNEKLTGKEAMERAEIPTIELTSKEGLALINGTQVMTAVGALTVYDALKLVKMADISAAMTLEALNGITDAFDARIHAVRPHKGQGDCAENILRLTQGSNMTTRQGEIRVQDAYSLRCTPQIHGGSRDAIDYVLEKINIEINSVTDNPIIFAQQRDVISGGNFHGQPMALAFDFLGIAIAEIANVSERRIERLVNPQLSGLPAFLTEKGGLNSGFMIAQYSAAALVSENKVLAHPASVDSIPSSANQEDHVSMGTIAARKARDILENVTNVLAIEILAASQAIDFNKNRELGKGTKVAYEIIRKEVSTLHEDRVMYTDINKCSELIKKHMIIDEVENIIGNMN; from the coding sequence ATGTCTATTGTCTACGTTGATGGTGAAAGTTTAACTATCAAGGATGTAATAAAAGTATCTAGACAGGATTACAAAATACAACTTACTAAGGATACAATTAAGAAAATCAAGCAAGCTAGAAAAGTGGTTGATGAATTTGTTGAAAATGAAAAGGTTGTTTACGGTATAACTACTGGTTTTGGTAAATTTAGTGATGTTGCAATCTCTAAGGAAGAGACAAAGGGACTACAAAAAAATCTAATTATGAGTCATGCTTGTGGAGTAGGAAATCATTTTCATGAAGAAATATCTAGGGCGATAATGCTTCTTAGAATAAATGCACTAGCTAAGGGTTTTTCAGGAATTAGATTATCTACATTAGATACTTTAATAAATATGCTAAACAAGGGAGTACATCCTTTAATACCTGAAAAGGGTTCACTTGGAGCCAGCGGAGATTTAGCTCCCCTTTCCCATATGGTTTTAGTAATGATGGGAATGGGAGAAGCGATATATAAAAATGAAAAGCTAACAGGAAAAGAAGCCATGGAAAGAGCAGAAATACCTACAATAGAATTAACCTCTAAAGAAGGTTTAGCTTTGATCAACGGAACTCAAGTGATGACAGCTGTAGGAGCCCTAACAGTTTATGATGCATTAAAACTAGTAAAAATGGCTGATATAAGTGCCGCCATGACCTTAGAAGCCTTAAATGGTATTACAGACGCCTTTGATGCAAGAATACATGCAGTTCGACCCCATAAAGGCCAAGGGGATTGTGCCGAAAATATTTTGAGATTAACCCAAGGAAGTAATATGACAACGAGACAGGGCGAAATTAGAGTACAGGATGCATATTCACTAAGATGTACACCACAAATACATGGTGGGAGCAGAGATGCTATTGATTATGTGCTTGAAAAGATAAATATAGAAATAAACTCTGTTACGGATAATCCCATAATATTTGCACAGCAAAGGGATGTCATATCAGGAGGAAATTTCCACGGACAGCCCATGGCTTTGGCATTTGATTTCCTAGGTATTGCAATAGCTGAGATAGCAAATGTTTCTGAAAGAAGAATCGAGAGGCTTGTAAATCCACAATTAAGTGGTTTGCCGGCATTTCTAACAGAAAAAGGAGGGCTTAACTCAGGTTTTATGATTGCTCAATACTCTGCTGCTGCATTGGTTTCGGAAAATAAAGTTTTAGCACATCCTGCAAGTGTTGATTCTATACCATCCTCAGCAAATCAAGAAGATCATGTTAGCATGGGAACCATAGCGGCAAGAAAAGCAAGGGATATACTAGAGAATGTAACCAATGTCTTAGCCATTGAGATATTGGCTGCTTCCCAAGCAATAGACTTTAATAAAAATAGGGAATTAGGGAAAGGTACTAAAGTAGCGTATGAAATTATTAGAAAGGAAGTATCAACACTTCATGAAGACCGAGTGATGTATACAGATATAAATAAATGTTCAGAATTAATTAAAAAACATATGATTATTGATGAAGTGGAAAATATTATAGGTAATATGAATTAA
- a CDS encoding DUF896 domain-containing protein gives MLSKDKLDRINLLAKKAKTQGLTSLEKEEQKKLRQEYLNSFRKSFRKQLDCIEFKD, from the coding sequence ATGCTGTCAAAGGATAAATTAGACAGAATAAACTTATTAGCAAAAAAAGCAAAAACACAAGGTTTGACTAGTCTAGAGAAGGAAGAACAAAAGAAGCTTAGACAAGAGTATTTAAATTCTTTTAGGAAAAGCTTTAGAAAGCAACTAGACTGTATAGAGTTTAAGGATTGA
- a CDS encoding chemotaxis protein CheW: MSEKQYVIFKLGNEEYGVEIMNVKEISEFKESTKVPNTPYFVDGIINLRGEIIPIINLKKRFEVSDGEIDSDTRIIVININDRNVGFVVDEASQVLRINDNDIDEAPEIVAGVDRQYITGVGKVGEKIIILLDLEKILTDEEKEKLGDLE, translated from the coding sequence GTGTCTGAGAAACAATATGTAATATTTAAATTAGGTAATGAGGAATATGGTGTAGAAATTATGAATGTAAAGGAAATAAGTGAATTTAAAGAAAGTACTAAGGTTCCCAATACGCCATATTTTGTTGATGGAATAATAAATTTAAGAGGGGAAATTATTCCAATAATAAATCTTAAAAAAAGATTTGAAGTTTCTGATGGGGAGATTGATTCTGATACAAGAATAATTGTTATCAATATAAATGATAGAAATGTTGGATTTGTTGTAGATGAAGCTTCCCAAGTACTAAGAATAAATGATAATGATATCGATGAAGCACCTGAAATTGTTGCTGGAGTAGATAGACAATATATTACAGGTGTAGGTAAAGTTGGAGAAAAAATTATTATTTTATTGGATTTAGAAAAAATTCTTACAGATGAGGAAAAAGAAAAATTAGGAGATTTGGAATAA
- a CDS encoding sensor histidine kinase, with translation MTRNVDAKVLNGVIDKTIQAIESGKKEIFEISEKARNDCNEVENELYELKERVRKIIEEVDKIEILEKNSRKKLLIVSRNFDQFNESDIRKAYEIANDLQVKLTLKRHEEKELIKVRKSLEMRLKRSKEVVDKAEALTSKVGVALGYLSGNLQGVFEQLEDIQQRQFMGMKIIKAQEEERQRVSKEIHDGPAQTMANVVLKAELCDRLLDIDQEKAKKELQLLKEIVRDSLKDIRKIIYDLLPMSLDDLGLVPTIQRLVLNFRNATKTNIDFIVSENRLIKESIIQLTIFRIIQEGLNNVKKHAQADNVLIKLDIGMNKIYLKIIDDGIGFNVNEKVNSLDDKNGFGLYSIRERVDLLNGNLNIESEKGKGTRISVSIPLCEEEE, from the coding sequence ATGACGAGAAATGTAGATGCTAAGGTTCTGAATGGAGTGATTGATAAAACTATTCAAGCCATTGAATCTGGCAAAAAAGAAATATTTGAGATTAGTGAAAAAGCTAGAAATGATTGTAATGAAGTTGAAAATGAACTTTATGAGCTTAAGGAAAGAGTTAGAAAAATAATAGAAGAAGTAGATAAGATAGAGATACTTGAAAAAAACAGTAGAAAAAAACTATTGATCGTTAGTAGAAATTTTGACCAGTTTAATGAGAGTGATATCAGAAAAGCTTATGAGATAGCCAATGACCTTCAAGTGAAGTTGACCTTAAAAAGACACGAAGAAAAAGAGCTTATTAAGGTAAGAAAGAGTCTTGAAATGAGACTAAAAAGATCTAAGGAAGTTGTTGACAAGGCTGAAGCTTTGACTTCCAAGGTTGGTGTAGCATTAGGATACCTAAGTGGAAATCTTCAAGGAGTTTTTGAACAGTTAGAAGATATTCAGCAAAGACAATTTATGGGAATGAAGATTATAAAAGCCCAAGAGGAAGAGAGACAAAGAGTGTCCAAGGAAATTCATGATGGGCCTGCTCAGACCATGGCAAATGTAGTGCTTAAAGCTGAATTGTGTGATAGATTATTAGATATTGATCAAGAAAAGGCTAAAAAAGAGTTACAGTTATTAAAGGAAATTGTTAGGGATAGTTTAAAGGATATAAGAAAAATAATATATGATTTACTACCAATGTCATTAGATGATCTAGGTCTGGTACCAACAATTCAAAGGTTAGTTTTAAACTTTAGAAATGCCACTAAAACAAATATAGATTTCATTGTTAGTGAGAATAGATTAATAAAGGAATCTATTATCCAACTTACCATATTTAGAATAATCCAAGAGGGCCTCAATAATGTAAAAAAGCATGCACAAGCTGATAACGTTTTAATCAAATTAGATATCGGAATGAACAAAATATATTTAAAGATAATAGACGATGGGATAGGATTTAATGTGAATGAGAAGGTAAATTCCCTAGATGATAAAAATGGTTTTGGTCTTTATAGTATAAGAGAGAGGGTGGATCTCCTAAATGGTAATCTTAATATAGAAAGTGAAAAGGGGAAAGGCACTAGAATAAGTGTTTCTATCCCATTATGTGAAGAGGAGGAGTAA
- a CDS encoding response regulator transcription factor, which yields MEENKIRILIVDDHSLMRQGLKQILEIEEDIEVVGLAVDGEDGLEKCLKLKPDVILLDINMPNMNGIQTLRRIKDMGIDTKVIMLTIHDDREYLFETVNIGAEGYVLKDAESNSLIRAIRNVHLGESYIHPSLASEFVREYKSRGKDSDKENNKNKLTRREYEVLTLIAEGLNNKEIAESLFISEKTVKNHVSNIFKKIEVNDRTQAAIYAFKHNIKKI from the coding sequence ATGGAGGAAAATAAGATTAGAATTCTCATAGTCGATGATCATTCTCTAATGAGGCAAGGTTTAAAGCAAATTTTAGAAATAGAGGAGGACATCGAGGTAGTTGGATTAGCTGTAGATGGTGAAGATGGTTTAGAAAAATGCTTGAAGCTTAAGCCCGATGTAATACTTTTGGATATAAATATGCCGAATATGAATGGAATACAAACACTAAGAAGAATTAAAGATATGGGAATAGATACAAAGGTAATTATGCTAACCATCCATGACGATAGAGAATATCTATTTGAAACCGTTAATATTGGAGCAGAAGGATATGTGCTAAAGGATGCTGAATCAAATAGCCTAATTAGAGCCATAAGAAATGTACATTTAGGGGAGTCTTATATTCATCCTAGCCTAGCTTCAGAATTTGTTAGAGAGTATAAAAGCCGTGGTAAGGATTCGGATAAAGAGAATAACAAGAATAAATTAACTAGGAGAGAATATGAAGTATTAACCCTTATAGCTGAAGGACTCAATAATAAAGAAATCGCTGAAAGCCTATTTATTAGTGAAAAAACTGTAAAAAATCATGTTTCCAATATATTTAAGAAGATTGAAGTTAATGATAGAACTCAAGCAGCTATCTATGCTTTTAAGCATAATATAAAAAAGATTTAG
- a CDS encoding aminopeptidase, translated as MKFKEIHERVTYKFKNVWEEISEAEKQATFDLSDEYKNFLDNGKTERECVDEIVKVAKHEGFRNLEEIIKGNEEIKLGMKIYANNKGKAALLLVVGEDKIDKGMNVVGTHIDSPRLDLKPFPLYEDGGLAFLKTHYYGGIRKYQWASLPLALHGVIFKKNGEKINIVIGEKEDDPVFFITDLLPHLAKDQNQKKLGEGITGESLNIVVGNIPLGDKDIKDKVKFHIMKILNDQYGIEEDDFTTAEIEVVPAGKTRDVGLDKGLLGGYGHDDRVCSFAALKAITQIENPKRTCVSFFADKEEVGSQGNTGMQSMFFENMVAELIALQNKDYNGLLLKRAFSSTRVLSGDVAAGFDPNYPDVHDKRNAAFISNGVSIVKYTGARGKSGCNDANAEFTADVRKIFNDNEVVWQIGELGKVDQGGGGTIAYILANYGAEVIDCGTPVLSMHAPFELVSKADLYMTFKGYKAFLKDA; from the coding sequence ATGAAATTTAAAGAAATACATGAAAGAGTAACCTACAAGTTCAAGAACGTATGGGAGGAAATCAGCGAAGCTGAGAAGCAAGCTACATTTGATCTTTCAGATGAATACAAAAACTTCTTAGATAATGGTAAAACTGAGAGAGAATGTGTAGATGAGATAGTGAAAGTAGCAAAGCATGAGGGATTTAGGAATTTGGAAGAAATTATAAAGGGTAATGAAGAAATAAAGCTAGGTATGAAAATTTATGCAAATAATAAGGGTAAAGCGGCGCTATTATTGGTAGTGGGTGAAGATAAAATAGACAAAGGTATGAATGTAGTGGGAACCCATATAGATTCCCCTAGATTAGACTTAAAGCCATTTCCATTGTATGAAGACGGTGGATTAGCTTTTCTTAAAACCCATTATTATGGTGGTATAAGAAAATATCAATGGGCATCCCTCCCCCTAGCACTACATGGGGTGATATTTAAAAAGAATGGTGAAAAAATTAATATAGTTATTGGGGAGAAAGAAGATGATCCAGTATTCTTTATAACGGATTTACTTCCACATTTAGCGAAGGATCAAAACCAAAAGAAGCTTGGGGAAGGAATCACTGGTGAAAGTCTAAATATAGTAGTAGGGAATATACCCCTTGGTGATAAAGATATTAAGGACAAAGTAAAATTTCATATAATGAAAATATTAAACGATCAATATGGTATAGAGGAAGATGATTTTACCACTGCAGAGATAGAGGTAGTACCAGCTGGTAAGACTAGAGATGTAGGACTTGATAAGGGTCTTTTAGGTGGATATGGTCATGATGATAGGGTATGCTCCTTTGCAGCTTTGAAGGCCATTACTCAGATAGAGAATCCTAAAAGGACTTGTGTATCTTTTTTTGCTGATAAAGAAGAAGTGGGAAGCCAAGGAAATACTGGTATGCAGTCAATGTTTTTTGAAAATATGGTGGCGGAGCTTATTGCATTACAAAATAAGGATTACAATGGATTGCTTTTGAAAAGAGCTTTTTCATCTACAAGGGTTTTATCGGGAGACGTTGCCGCTGGATTTGATCCAAATTATCCTGATGTACATGATAAAAGAAATGCTGCTTTCATAAGTAATGGGGTGTCAATAGTTAAATATACAGGAGCAAGAGGAAAGTCAGGTTGTAACGATGCTAATGCTGAATTTACAGCCGATGTGAGAAAAATATTTAATGACAATGAGGTAGTATGGCAGATTGGAGAGCTAGGAAAAGTCGATCAAGGCGGCGGCGGAACTATTGCATATATACTGGCTAATTATGGAGCAGAAGTAATAGACTGTGGAACGCCAGTGCTTAGTATGCATGCTCCATTTGAATTAGTTAGTAAAGCCGATTTATATATGACATTTAAGGGATATAAAGCCTTTTTAAAAGATGCATAA